The following is a genomic window from Drosophila busckii strain San Diego stock center, stock number 13000-0081.31 chromosome 2L, ASM1175060v1, whole genome shotgun sequence.
CTGCTTCGATTTCGAAAGTATGTGGACGAAAGGATGGGTCGATTCGCCAAAGACGATAGAGTCTACATCGAGTTCCAGCCGATGGACAAAGTGCATCGCTCTGTTATACACGAGATAGCTGAAAATGGTGGATTTATTGCCATGAGTTTTGGCCGCGAGGACGAGAACAGGCATTCTGTAGTTTACAAAAAGGAGCACCCGCCCAGCGAAGACGAAGTGTCAGCTAGGCGCAATGGTGAAGGTTGGACCAAGGACGTAGCCAAAGAGTATTCGGAGAAGCGAAAAGAACGCGTAGCACTGGAGCAAAGCCTGAACGAAAAATATAGTGAGGCTTCTGATGGAGCCGCTGGCTGTTCTGGTCAAATAAAGCCAGCATCTAACTACAAAGCCAAATATGCTCACCTCATTGGCGAATCAGCGGCACTTCAAGCAGCAcgaaaaacagaaacaaaccAAAGCTATGGCTTTGTGCccagtaaaaataaaaaggacaTGCGTTCCATTGAGCAGACATTGGCCGACATACAGgccaaaaagaaattgaaactacaacagcagcatgaGCAGGACCTGGCAGAGACAGACATACTGATACCTGCGACTGAACAGCAATAAGATCAACATCAAATCAACATATTTTCCAAACGTTAATAGTAAGACTACACatattgtttgtatgtacatacatacatatgtacatgttttGTTAGATACGCAGTCGAGCAGGGTTAATGTTAATGCCTACATGCgtgtttgtatgtacatatgttaaaACGCATCGACTGTGGTTGTTTAGATaaagttatatacatatgtaaactGCAGTGTCCAATTagcaatttctatttatataataaacaacaaaattttgtagtACTAGTATCAACAGTGGTGTTTACATTATGATTGTATTTGGCACTAAATTTGCCTGGTTCGGTGTTGGATAACTTTTCATTTAAGTGATGAAAAGTGTTCTAACTTTATCCACGTGTGGACTTTCATTCTACAAAAATTGGTCGGTGAGGTCggtttaaattataaaatgttgtCGAAAACATggaaaaacaagaaaataaatagagCAATAATGTAAGTTTACTGAAGTTTATTCTAGCGCAACAAATAACTATTAATAAGCATATTTTCTTAGATGATTTTTATACTTGATATAAAATGGAACTATCTTACTCTTCGTGGAGGAGCAAAGTCATGGTAAGTCAAAGCACATTACATTTGGAATGATCATAACCACACTTGACTGATGAAAAGCTTTGATAGGGACATCTGATGTCTATGATTGATTTatcattattaataaactgaTCGTTAAATTAAAACGAGCGTCGATACCTTTATACTGTGCTTTATTAATCGGTTGTCATTTTCTTGCAGATAATGCGTTTCCGTATGAAGATTTCAATGCTCTCTCAAGGCCATGGTGGGTATTGTTTTGAATATGGACTGCAACTAAGTTAATTATCGGCTGATGATAACTTTGATAGGGACATCTGATGTCTATGATTGATTTATCATTTTTTAACTGACTGTTTTATCTTGAAACTACACAtgattgttgtttatttgtatttctaactttgcatatttatatttttacaggTAACACGTGcataaaatgcttataaaGGGAATAAATTCATACCCAGCCTGAAGATTGAATATTAGGTAAgattaattaacatttgtaACACTTGCTGAATGTGTTCTCTTTGCTGATGATAACTTTGATAGGGACATCTGAAGTCCTATGACTgatttatcaatatttatttactgaaTATATTCATACAATATAACTATTTTCtttgtaattgaaatacaatatttaataagaagTCTTGTATTTTTTCTAGATGAGCATCTGTTGAGAAACTGTATTCTTATTTGAagtaagtatatattttttattttaatgaatacCCCTTATGGTGATGAAAACTTTGATAGGGACATCTGATGTCTATGATTGatttatcttttatttaaaactgaaattaatactgaaatgaaattttggAGATCCAGTAGTAGATGTTTGTATTAATTGAAGTGTCTTTCTTACAGATACAACACAACACTTGCCTGAAGAGATCACTCCAAAATGTGCGTTAAAGTACACAAGATGCTTGGAAGCGCGGGTGcgaagtaaataataaaaaataatatgattTGTAacactataaataaaaataattacaacttGAAATATGGACTTCAAAGTTTTATCCATTGTAGATGTTTTTAGGCGCATACTTTTTTTACTCTCAAAAATGAAGTAACAGATAATAGTTAAGTGTTGGAAAGCttatttagcaaaaaaaaaaaaaaagaaaacgataACTCTTATCACTTCTCGATAATTCTGTAGagtttattgaaaattgtgAACAAATTAAGAATCGCggtttgtttacatttcttAACTTCCAAACATGCTGCATAATGCCAATAAATCTGACTCGAGACGGCGTCTTAATGCGACTGGAGCGTCTGCCTCGCCTGGCGGAGACTATATAAGAGTTGGCGAGGGACCTACAGAAACAGATGGCTTTGTACATGAACAGTGGGTATTGCCAGATGTGGAGGAAAAAACGCCTTGGAAAACcattgcaataatatttgttttgtttgtgggtGGATCGGTAGGCAAACtaagaatataatttatatgtatttttacttattattttgtatataaaaatagatttgCATTTTCTGCGCGGCTATGGACTTGAAGGCTGGCAGCTTTAAAGATAGTACAGACCGATTTTGGGCGCTTGTAATAATAGGTGGACTAACAATTATACCTGGTGGTTACTACTTTTATATTCTCGTCTGTATTGGTCTACGCCGTCCAGGTTACTCGATGGATGATATACGCCGTCTGGGCtaaaataagtaaacatactaatttttttttgtgtttttatttgaactttttgttatgtttcactagcattttatattttctgtcAGGatgttgcatttattgtataaaaatatctttaaatacatgtgtgtgtgtttgctggcTATCAAAATATGTTATGCTCGAGAATTTAGTGGATCGAAAATATTGGCTACctaacaatataatttatgtatgcatgcacATCTAGGCTTGAAGctttgtacatatatattcatatgttGGATAcgatttacatacatattatggCATTTGTTCCTACgaagcatacatatgtaggtgTACACAGTTTTGAGCTTAATTATAGAATGTTtctatgtatgcatatatacacttaatgctttttattatataaacaattgcttcTCATGTTACAATAAAGCTTAGCTGTATATGcgcatgtacatatatatatatgttaataattgtatatactCTGATTAACATTGCTATTGTATATGGTACGTAACTACAGGGGAAAGAAGGTACATATACAGTACATGTAATACAcgctacataaataaatacatacaacgAAATTTAACTACAATGTTAACAATCACTTCAACTCCAATTACTGCTCAACAACGGTCACCTCAATGGGTGGTATAAATTTCCATATGTGTGCCTGCTGCTCGTCGAAGCTTGCAGCTGACGCAGCATTCATGCTAACTGATTGAGGCGCTAACACTTCTAATTGACCCAAGTTGGTGCCGCCTGGACAAGAATGTGAAATACTActattgttattttgttgtggCCTGGTAGCGCACTCAATGCTCGCCTTAAACCGTCCTGGCGTAAAGAATATCACAGAGCAATTGTGCTGCTTTTGCTCATGCTTCTCCATAATAGGAATTGTAACCctgtaagcattaaaataaattaatcagtATTCGTAAACTGAGAAGTTGCATAACGCGACGCACCGACAGGGTCCAGAAATAGCGACACGTGTCTCAAGATTGTAGTTCTCCATGCCGTTTAAATAGTCCTGATAGAACTTGATGGTCAGCACTAAATTTTTGAGCGGCTGCAAAGATTGATTGGTCAATGTTATGCTCAACATTGTGCTCTGTCCAACGCTGCAAATCATTTCGCTATGTGGCTGCACTAAAGTatctttaaatgaaattgctacaaacagaaaacaatttaaattagccacatttgcaaaaaatataaaaacaaaaatcacaCTTACACCACTGTAGTGGAGAAACTGTGGTCAAATCAACCATGGCATGCGATAACACAATGCCACGTAGTGATGCAACACCTTTTATGTCCGTGCCCGTTAGCATCCAGTTGATTTTCACGCACTCCGCAATGTGAGTGGAGCAGAGCTTGCTGAGAGCGTCGCTAAACGAGAGCAGCTGCGTACGAAAGCAAAGCTCACGCTCCAGATTCTCAGCGATTTCCGCTGCACGTGCGGCACACACCTGCTCCAAGGAGCAACGATCCACAGGTATAGGCACGCGGCAGCTTTCTTTGGCCTCAATgagtatatttttattatcagtGTAATTGAGCGACATTTCTTGAGCGGTCAAATTGGATATGTCCAGCACCAGATAAAACTGCGAAGCACTGCAAGCAATAGAGCATTAGTATAGGTGAATAATACAATTTACTGCAGTCACTTACATTTCAGCGGGCAAGACATCCCAGCTGGTTATCTGTGCACTTGGCAGCAGCTCTAGGTTAAAGGACACGGCGCACTGACGGCAATAACCAGCAGTCAAGGCCTCTCCGCCCGAGTATTTTAGACGCAGTTGAGCCTCAATGTGTTGcgagccagcgccagctgaTCCCCCAGCTCCAACTGGCTGTAAACTAAGTGCAGCCAGCGATTGCTGAGCACCAGATATGGTTGAGCGCGAGTTGGCGTTCTGCTGTTCATGCCGACGATGGTGCGGAGAGCTCACATGCAGTGGCAAACTGGCATGGCCGGATGACGAAATATTGGAATAATGCGATGGTGAGGATGCGCCATAATCAGCAGAATTCTGTGGCAATAACCCTCCAGGCATTGGACAAACAAAGTCAGCATCAGCATAAATAAGTAGCTCGAATTCAATGCTGCCCAAAGGCGGTACAGGCAACCGAGCCTGCAAAATTAAGagaataattatatataatacaattgTTGATTAATTTGCAGTTGAGCTTACCTGCAGCGCCTGGTCATCAATGCGAAAGatcttttgctgttgcttttgctccACATTAGAGTTAATATTAACCTCCACATACTCCAGTGGCAACGAGCTGCTCTCATTGGTAATAGTTATAGTGCAGCTGGAGGACTCGCCGTTGTAGAGCGTCAGACTGGCCGAGGTCACCACAATATCCGCCTTCTTCATACTGCTAAATGTCGCAGTTTGAGGCAACGATGTTTTAATCGCTATGCGTGGAAGCGCTGGTATAACATTCACCAAATAGTTTGGCGGCAAACGACGTCCATGCATGTGCTTCAGACGACAGTTCGACTTGACACCCAGTGTGTGCGTGCTGTAGCCTTGTAGATCCAGCTGGCCACACTCCATGGGTGTGCCGTGCAGCGAGACATGCGTGGGCACATGTGGTTGCAGTACAACTGTTTGTGGCAACG
Proteins encoded in this region:
- the LOC108608309 gene encoding sperm-associated antigen 7 codes for the protein MDLLDSILNSMDGPPATNEQQKKVIKKQRELVERMQNKQKEELLRFRKYVDERMGRFAKDDRVYIEFQPMDKVHRSVIHEIAENGGFIAMSFGREDENRHSVVYKKEHPPSEDEVSARRNGEGWTKDVAKEYSEKRKERVALEQSLNEKYSEASDGAAGCSGQIKPASNYKAKYAHLIGESAALQAARKTETNQSYGFVPSKNKKDMRSIEQTLADIQAKKKLKLQQQHEQDLAETDILIPATEQQ
- the LOC108608265 gene encoding transmembrane protein 230; the encoded protein is MLHNANKSDSRRRLNATGASASPGGDYIRVGEGPTETDGFVHEQWVLPDVEEKTPWKTIAIIFVLFVGGSICIFCAAMDLKAGSFKDSTDRFWALVIIGGLTIIPGGYYFYILVCIGLRRPGYSMDDIRRLG